A genomic window from Sorex araneus isolate mSorAra2 chromosome 2, mSorAra2.pri, whole genome shotgun sequence includes:
- the LOC101545196 gene encoding olfactory receptor 14J1-like: protein MDNFTTSGFLLMGFSATPELEIFYACLFLLLYLLALAGNMLIITTTSLDDSLQSPMYFFLKHLSFLDLCYISVTVPRFIYNSFLQSGNISFWECVLQCFVFTLCAGAEMAMLTLMSYDRYVAICLPLHYDVIMDIRTCVHGVAAVWVSGAISGVMHTAATFSIRFCGPRVIHQFFCDISQILRLSCSNDYIYEVGVTVFLVLVACLCFTFIGFSYMQIFSSVLRMPSAEGRAKAFSTCLPHLAVVLLFLSTAAFEHFKSHSDYPTVSDILFTIMYTVVPPTFNPMIYSLRNKAVKLAVRKVFLRNKAYLDG, encoded by the coding sequence ATGGATAATTTCACTACAAGTGGGTTTCTCCTCATGGGATTTTCTGCCACGCCTGAGCTAGAAATCTTCTATGCCTGTCTATTCCTCCTTCTCTACTTGTTGGCTTTAGCtggcaacatgctcatcatcaccaccacgtccctggatgacagtctccagtcccccatgtatttcttcctgaagcatctctcctttcTGGATCTCTGTTACATTTCTGTGACTGTGCCGAGATTCATTTACAACTCTTTCTTGCAGAGTGGGAACATTTCTTTCTGGGAATGCGTTTTACAGTGCTTTGTCTTCACTCTCTGTGCGGGTGCAGAGATGGCCATGCTCACgctgatgtcctatgaccgctatgtggccatctgcctgCCCCTGCACTATGACGTCATCATGGACATCAGAACATGTGTTCATGGGGTCGCTGCCGTCTGGGTCAGTGGCGCCATCTCTGGAGTCATGCATACGGCAGCTACTTTTTCCATACGCTTCTGTGGTCCCCGAGTCATTCATCAGTTCTTCTGTGATATCTCTCAGATCCTGAGACTCTCCTGCTCTAATGACTATATCTATGAGGTCGGTGTGACTGTCTTCCTGGTTTTGGTAGCATGTCTTTGTTTTACGTTTATTGGATTCTCCTACATGCAGATATTTTCTTCTGTACTGAGGATGCCATCTGCTGAGGGCAGAGCGAAGGCCTTTTCCACTTGCCTTCCCCACCTCGCTGTtgtcttattatttctttctacaGCTGCCTTTGAGCACTTTAAATCTCATTCAGACTATCCAACTGTGTCAGACATATTGTTCACTATTATGTATACAGTAGTTCCACCAACATTCAATCCAAtgatctacagcctgagaaataAAGCCGTAAAGTTAGCAGTCAGAAaggtttttttgagaaataaagcATACTTAGATGGATGA